The following are from one region of the Odontesthes bonariensis isolate fOdoBon6 chromosome 12, fOdoBon6.hap1, whole genome shotgun sequence genome:
- the LOC142396014 gene encoding olfactory receptor 10AG1-like translates to MDVELNATYITLDGFIELHKYRYLYFVIMFTVYILILSCSSTIILLIVFQKSLHEPMYIFIAALLLNSVLFSTIVYPKLLIDLLSERQIISIPACFFQSFVFYTLGASEFLLLTVMAFDRYVSICKPLQYPVIMSRRTVSVLLSVAWIIPTFHFIVFNIALMIFNSKLCSFIIKEIFCKGPLYNLLCVHSVVLDIMPTFILINVALLPVLLIIFSYTRIIMITYRSSKEVRRKAAQTCLPHLIVLMSFSCLAASDVTVNTLVSGFSKTGNFITSLQIIIYHPLFNPIIYGLKMKKITKQLKRLLCRVKIKVPK, encoded by the coding sequence ATGGATGTTGAACTGAATGCTACATATATAACTCTTGATGGATTTATAGAATTGCACAAATACAGATACCTTTATTTTGTGATCATGTTTACTGTATATATCCTCATACTCTCCTGTAGTTCTACTATTATTTTGCTCATCGTGTTTCAGAAAAGCCTCCATGAGCCTATGTACATTTTTATTGCAGCTTTGTTACTGAACTCAGTTCTGTTCAGCACTATTGTCTACCCAAAGCTTTTGATCGACTTGTTATCTGAGAGGCAGATCATATCTATTCCAGCTTGTTTCTTTCAAAGTTTCGTGTTTTACACCTTGGGTGCTTCAGAATTTTTACTGTTGACTGTCATGGCCTTTGACCGATATGTGTCTATATGTAAACCTCTGCAATATCCAGTTATCATGTCAAGAAGGACTGTCAGTGTTCTTTTATCTGTAGCTTGGATTATACCTACTTTTCACTTCATTGTGTTTAATATAGCTCTAATGATTTTTAATTCAAAACTGTGTAGCTTCATTATAAAAGAGATATTTTGTAAAGGTCCACTTTACAATCTTCTCTGTGTGCACTCAGTAGTACTAGACATAATGCCTACATTCATACTGATAAATGTTGCACTTCTCCCTGTACTTTTGATAATATTTTCATACACCAGGATAATCATGATAACATACCGAAGTTCTAAAGAAGTCAGGAGAAAAGCTGCACAGACATGTTTGCCTCATTTGATAGTTTTAATGAGCTTTTCATGTTTGGCTGCATCTGATGTAACTGTAAATACACTGGTATCTGGATTTTCAAAGACTGGAAATTTTATAACATCTTTACAGATAATAATATATCATCCGCTTTTTAATCCAATAATATATGGgctgaaaatgaagaaaattacGAAACAGCTCAAGAGACTGCTCTGCAGAGTCAAAATAAAGGTTCCTAAATAG
- the LOC142396012 gene encoding olfactory receptor 2AT4-like — translation MEARLNTTYIILGGHVEVQRYRYLYFLIMLTAYILIIFFNASIVCLIVAHKNLHEPMYIFIAALLINSFLFSTNIYPKLLIDFLSEKQIISYQACLFQVFIFYSLSCSEFLLLAAMSYDRYVSICKPLQYPTIMRKTTVSIFLVLAWLVPACHVAVPVTLNINNKLCTYTLKGFFCNNALSSLSCVSSRFLSVYGVVVLFNVGIFPMLFILFTYIRILIIAYQSCGEVRKKAAQTCLPHLLVLINYSCLLTYDVVIVKLESDFPKIARFVMTLQIITYNPLCNPLIYGLKMKEISKHLKMLLCKAKEK, via the coding sequence ATGGAAGCTCGATTAAATACAACATACATCATTCTTGGTGGACATGTAGAAGTGCAGCGATACAGatatctttattttctgatcatgTTGACAGCCTATATTCTAATCATTTTCTTTAATGCCTCCATTGTTTGCCTCATTGTTGCCCACAAAAACCTCCACGAGCCTATGTACATTTTCATTGCTGCTTTGTTAATCAACTCATTTCTTTTCAGCACCAATATCTACCCGAAGCTTTTGATTGACTTTTTATCAGAAAAGCAGATCATATCTTATCAAGCCTGTCTCTTTCAGGTTTTTATATTTTACTCCTTAAGCTGCTCAGAGTTCTTGCTGTTGGCAGCCATGTCTTATGACAGATATGTGTCCATATGTAAACCTCTGCAGTATCCAACCATCATGAGGAAGACTACTGTGAGTATTTTTTTGGTCTTAGCTTGGCTTGTGCCTGCCTGTCACGTTGCAGTTCCAGTTACACTAAATATTAATAACAAACTTTGCACCTACACTTTAAAAGGATTCTTTTGCAACAATGCACTTAGCAGCCTTTCCTGTGTGAGTTCAAGATTTCTATCTGTGTATGGTGTAGTTGTTCTATTTAATGTTGGAATTTTTCCTAtgctttttatactttttacttACATAAGAATACTCATTATAGCTTATCAGAGTTGTGGAGAGGTCAGAAAAAAGGCTGCACAGACCTGCTTACCTCACCTGCTAGTTTTGATCAACTATTCTTGTTTGCTTACGTATGATGTTGTTATAGTTAAACTGGAATCTGATTTTCCAAAAATTGCACGTTTTGTAATGACATTGCAAATAATTACATACAATCCTCTTTGCAATCCACTCATATACGGactaaaaatgaaagaaatttccAAACATCTGAAAATGCTGCTCTGTAAAGCCAAAGAAAAGTAA
- the LOC142396226 gene encoding olfactory receptor 6N2-like: protein MGDEVNSTYVVLGGHVEADKYRLLYFLIILTIYILILCSNSVIVYLILIHQNLHEPMYIFIASLLLNSVLWSTVIYPKLLIDFLSEKQIISYSACLLQFHMFYSIGGSEFLLLAAMAYDRYVSICKPLKYSVIMSKTTVSILLILAWILPASQVAVPAGLSANKKLCSFILKGVFCNNTIYKLQCVVSRAQIIHDMVILINVALLPVLFILFTYSRILIITYRSSREVRKKAAQTCLPHLVVLINFSFLCAFDVITVQLDSDFPKTLRLIMTLQLIMYHPLFNPIMYGLKMKEISKHLKRLFFPAKQI from the coding sequence ATGGGTGATGAAGTAAATTCAACCTATGTTGTTCTCGGTGGGCATGTGGAGGCAGACAAATACAgacttctttattttctgatcattCTCACAATATACATTCTAATACTATGTAGTAATTCTGTTATTGTGTATCTTATTTTGATTCACCAAAACCTCCATGAGCCTATGTATATTTTTATTGCATCTTTGTTATTGAATTCTGTTCTATGGAGCACTGTTATTTACCCAAAGCTTTTGATTGACTTTTTATCTGAAAAACAGATTATATCATATTCAGCCTGTCTTCTCCAGTTTCACATGTTCTACTCTATAGGCGGTTCAGAATTTTTGCTGTTGGCAGCCATGGCCTACGACAGGTATGTGTCTATATGTAAACCTCTAAAATATTCAGTTATTATGTCAAAAACTACTGTCAGTATTCTCTTGATCTTAGCTTGGATTCTGCCTGCCTCTCAGGTTGCAGTGCCAGCTGGATTGAGTGCAAATAAAAAACTctgtagctttattttaaaaggaGTGTTTTGCAATAATACTATTTACAAGTTACAGTGTGTTGTCTCAAGAGCACAAATCATACACGATATGGTGATTTTGATAAATGTTGCGCTTCTTCCTGTGCTTTTCATACTTTTCACTTACTCCAGGATACTTATAATAACCTATCGAAGCAGTAGAGAGGTGAGGAAAAAAGCTGCTCAGACATGCTTACCCCACCTAGTTGTTTTAATCAACTTTTcctttttgtgtgcatttgatGTCATAACAGTTCAACTTGACTCAGATTTTCCAAAGACTCTGCGATTGATAATGACTTTACAATTAATAATGTATCATCCTCTCTTTAATCCTATAATGTatggactgaaaatgaaagaaatttctAAACACCTCAAGAGGCTGTTCTTTCCAGCCAAACAGATCTAA
- the LOC142396015 gene encoding olfactory receptor 10J4-like, with protein sequence MDVELNATYITLDGFMQLQKYRYLYFVIMFSIYILILCCNSTISFLIMFQKSLHEPMYIFIAALLLNSVLFSIIFYPKILFDLLSERQIISIPACFFQSFMFYTLSASEFLLLTVMAFDRYVSICKPLQYPVIMSKRTVSVLLSLAWIMPVFYISVFKMALMISNSKLCGFILKGIICKCPIYKLLCGRSVILDILPTIIFVNVAFFPVILILFSYTRLIMITYRSSKEVRRKAAQTCLPHLIILISFLCLVASDVTVNTLASGFSKTENFITSLQILIYPPLFNPIIYGLKMKEITKHLKRLLCRVKIKVLE encoded by the coding sequence ATGGATGTTGAACTGAATGCTACATATATAACTCTTGATGGGTTTATGCAATTGCAAAAATACAGATATCTTTATTTTGTGATCATGTTTTCAATATATATCCTCATACTCTGCTGTAATTCCACTATATCATTCCTCATAATGTTTCAGAAAAGCCTCCATGAGCCTATGTACATTTTTATTGCAGCTTTGTTACTGAACTCTGTGCTGTTCAGCATTATCTTCTATCCAAAGATTTTGTTCGACTTGTTATCTGAGAGGCAGATCATATCTATTCcagcttgtttttttcaaagtttcATGTTTTACACCTTAAGTGCTTCAGAATTTTTACTGTTGACTGTCATGGCCTTTGACCGATATGTGTCTATATGTAAACCTCTGCAATATCCAGTTATTATGTCAAAAAGGACTGTCAGTGTTCTTTTGTCTTTAGCTTGGATTATGCCTGTTTTTTACATAAGTGTGTTCAAGATGGCTCTAATGATTTCTAATTCAAAACTGTGTGGCTTCATCCTAAAAGGGATCATTTGTAAATGTCCAATTTACAAACTTTTGTGTGGGCGCTCAGTAATACTAGACATACTTCCTACAATCATATTTGTTAATGTTGCATTTTTCCCTgtgattttgattttattttcataCACCAGGTTAATCATGATAACATACCGAAGTTCTAAAGAAGTCAGGAGAAAAGCTGCACAGACATGTTTGCCtcatttgatcattttaatCAGCTTTTTATGTTTGGTTGCATCTGATGTAACTGTAAATACACTGGCATCTGGATTTTCAAAGACTGAAAATTTTATAACGTCTTTACAGATACTAATATATCCACCACTCTTTAATCCAATTATATATGGTCTGAAAATGAAGGAAATTACGAAACACCTCAAGAGACTGCTCTGCAGAGTCAAAATAAAGGTTCTTGAATAG
- the LOC142396011 gene encoding olfactory receptor 4D6-like, producing the protein MGDECNATFITLGGHIEVHTYRFLYFVIMLAIYIVILFSNSTIIGLIWIHRNLHDPMYIFIAALLLNSILYSTTIYPKLLIDFLSEKQIITYPICLFQCFLYYSLNGAEFLLLAAMAYDRYVSICKPLQYATIMRKTTVVFILAFAWLAPACQIAVPVALNANTKLCNFILKGVFCNNSIYKLHCVSSAALSVYGVIVLINVTVIPVLFILFTYTKIFTVTYKSSGEVRKKAAQTCFPHLLVLLNYSYLVTYDVIIVKLESDFSNPVRLTMTLQVIVCHPLFNPIIYGLKMKEISKHMKRIFRQEKEN; encoded by the coding sequence ATGGGTGACGAATGCAATGCAACATTTATAACCCTGGGCGGACACATAGAAGTGCACACATAcagatttctttattttgtgaTCATGTTAGCGATATATATTGTAATACTCTTCAGTAATTCAACCATCATAGGCCTTATATGGATTCACAGAAACCTACACGATCCTATGTACATTTTCATCGCGGCTTTGTTGCTGAACTCTATTCTTTACAGCACGACTATCTACCCAAAACTTTTGATTGACTTTTTATCtgagaaacaaattataactTACCCTATTTGTCTGTTTCAGTGCTTTTTGTATTACTCTTTAAATGGTGCAGAGTTCTTACTCTTGGCAGCCATGGCCTATGACAGGTATGTTTCTATATGTAAACCTCTGCAGTATGCGACGATCATGAGAAAAACAACTGTTGTATTTATTCTGGCCTTTGCTTGGCTTGCTCCTGCCTGTCAGATTGCAGTGCCGGTGGCCCTGAACGCTAACACCAAACTCTGCAACTTCATTTTAAAAGGGGTCTTTTGCAACAATTCAATTTACAAACTCCACTGTGTGAGTTCAGCAGCGCTGTCTGTGTATGGTGTGATTGTCTTGATAAATGTGACTGTGATCCCTGTGCTTTTCATACTTTTTACTTACACAAAGATTTTTACAGTAACCTACAAAAGTTCTGGAGAAGTTCGGAAAAAAGCTGCACAGACCTGTTTTCCCCACCTACTTGTTTTACTCAATTATTCTTATTTGGTTACATATGATGTCATTATAGTTAAACTAGAATCAGATTTTTCAAACCCTGTGCGTTTAACGATGACTTTACAGGTCATTGTATGTCATCCCCTTTTTAATCCTATCATATatggactgaaaatgaaagaaatttctAAGCACATGAAAAGGATTTTCCGTCAAGAGAAAGAGAATTGA
- the LOC142396018 gene encoding olfactory receptor 5F1-like produces MGDALNVTYLTFDGYVEVDKYRYVYFFVMLVLFILIICTNCTIVYLIWIHQNLHEPMYIFIAALLLNSVLFSTAIYPKLLIDLLSEKQIISYPACLFQFHIFYSLGGSEFLLLAAMAYDRYVSICKPLKYSTIMTKTTVFIMLILAWIVPACQLAIPTGFIANDKLCSFILKGIFCNNTVYKLQCVISTVRVIRDMIILLNVALVPVFFILFTYTRILMICYGSSKEVKRKAAQTCLPHLIILINFSILCTYDVIVVGLEADFPKIVQLIMTLQVILYHPLFNPILYGLKMKEISKHLKMLFCRGRMNKCFNTVNP; encoded by the coding sequence ATGGGTGATGCTTTAAATGTTACATATTTAACTTTTGATGGATATGTGGAAGTGGATAAATATAGATATGTTTACTTTTTTGTTATGCTTGTACTGTTTATTCTAATAATCTGCACCAATTGTACAATTGTGTACCTCATTTGGATTCACCAAAATCTTCATGAACCTATGTACATTTTCATTGCTGCTTTGTTACTGAACTCGGTTCTTTTCAGCACTGCGATCTACCCAAAGCTTCTAATTGACCTCCTGTCTGAAAAACAGATCATATCATATCCAGCCTGTCTGTTTCAATTTCACATATTTTACTCTTTGGGTGGATCAGAATTCTTACTGTTGGCAGCCATGGCCTATGACAGGTATGTGTCTATATGCAAACCTTTGAAATATTCAACTATCATGACAAAAACTACTGTGTTTATTATGTTGATTTTAGCTTGGATTGTGCCTGCTTGTCAACTTGCTATTCCAACAGGATTTATTGCCAACGATAAACTctgtagctttattttaaaaggaATCTTTTGCAACAATACAGTTTACAAACTTCAGTGTGTGATCTCAACAGTGCGTGTAATACGTGATATGATCATATTACTCAACGTTGCACTCGTCCCTGTGTTTTTCATACTTTTTACTTACACCAGGATACTTATGATATGCTATGGAAGCAGTAAAGAAGTCAAGAGAAAAGCTGCACAGACCTGTTTACCTCACTTGATAATTCTCATAAACTTTTCCATTTTATGTACATATGATGTAATTGTAGTGGGACTGGAAGCAGATTTTCCAAAGATTGTACAGTTGATAATGACTTTACAAGTTATTTTGTACCATCCCTTATTTAATCCAATTTTATatggactgaaaatgaaagaaatttcaAAACACCTTAAGATGCTGTTCTGTAGAGGAAGAATGAACAAATGTTTCAACACTGTTAACCCATAA